The DNA segment TGTGAGCTTCCTTGTGACCAGTATATCCTCGGGGCTCGGCGAGGGGTCGCCCGAGGGGTAGTTGTGCACGATGATGATCGAAGGGCAGTTCTCGCGGATGGCGGGACGCATCACCTCGGCGACCCGGAGCACGGCCATGTTCACGTTCCCCTTGTAGACCTCCACGAAGCCCTTCACCTCGGCCCTCGTGGTCAGGAGCATGACCCTGAGGTGCTCCTGTTCAAAGAACCTCATCTCCGCGGAGAGGAGGTTCGAAACGTCCTGCGGCGAGCGGATGATTTTCCTGTCCTCGGGGCTTAGCGCCACCACGCGTTTTCCTAGCTCGAACGCCACGAGCAGCTGGCACGCCTTCGCCTCACTGATCCCCTTCCTGCGGCAAAGCTCGCCGTACGTGACGCGCGCCAGCCCGCCGAGTCCCCCATGCTCCGCAATCAGGTTCCCGGCCATGTTGAGCACGCTCTCCCCTTCCACGCCCGTTCGCAGAAGTATTGCGATAAGCTCCGAGTTGCTCAGCGCTCCCGGCCCGGCGGTCATAAGCCGATCGCGCGGCCTGTCGGCATGCGCCATGTCGCGAATCATGGTAACGGGGGAATACGCGCCGGTAGTGATATCTTCGACCATCCTCTTAACCTCAGAGGGTCGTCCGGCAGGTACGCCGAAGCGGCCATTATTGTCAATCGGGCTCGGCGGGTAGTTTACTCGACCGGCGCGGCTTCGTCCACAGCCACCACGGGGCGTGCTTGACACCCCATACCAACCTCATAGAATGGACGAAGCCAGCGCAGGCGAGCGAGCAGTCAGACAAGGACATGCGAAAACAGGGCTCGGCTGTTCAGCCTTGCCCACTGCTCACTGCCCACTGCTCACTGCTGTCCCCGGGAGCTCCACTTGCAGCGAATAACCAGCGCGGCGCGCAGCCACTGGCCCGCCGTTGTCCCAATCATCGTCCTCTTCACGCTCGCGATGCTCCTATTCCCTTCTGCGGGGCGCGACGACGGCTTCATCACCTTCTGGCCGGCGCACACGCTCAAGGATGACGGCGAGATCGTCAACCTGAACGGCGACAGGCTGGAGCAGTCCTCAAGCATCCTGCATGTCGTCGTCCTGGCCGCCGCGTCCCTCGTCGCCCCCGGCAAGGCGGTGCCGAGCGTCGCGCCCGTCGTATCCCTGATCGCCGGCGCGCTGGCCCTGCTGTACGCCTACGCGCTTGCCCTGCGGTACGTCAACCGGTGGCTGGCCCTCGCGGCCGGCCTGATCGCAGCCACCACCGCGTTCTTCGCCTACTGGTCCACGGGCGGGCTGGAGACCACGCTCGCCGCGGTCATTTTCACCGCGCTCGTATACCACTGTGTCCGCTACCTGGACGCCCCTCAAAAGGGCGGGGTCCCAATTGGCGTGATCGTCTTCATGCCTCTGTTTGTCGCCGTCAGGCCGGAAACAGTGTTCGTCATCGGCGGCGTCATAGCCGTCGCGTTCAGCTACTTTGCATGGAAGTCGCTCACCCTGACCGGCCCGCAGGTGCCGTTCTACGCGCAGACCCGCGACCGCCTCATGCATATCGGCATCGCGGCCGCGATCAGCGGCCTGGTCCTGGCGGTGTTCCGGTACGCATACTTCAACGGCGACCTCCTGCCGCAGCCGGTCAACGGCAAGATATCCGGCAGCCCACTCGACTACATGGTGGACGGGCTTGCCTACGCCGCGTCGTCGCTCGTTCCGCCTCCCCTTTCCCTCATGCCCTTCGCCGCCATCTGGGCAGGCATAGATATCTTCATCCGCGCCCGCAGGGAAGATGCGCCGTACGTCGGCGGCCTGTTCATCGTGACGTTCGTGCCGGCGTACCTCGGGTTTATCGTATTCTCCGGGGGAGACTGGATGGAGGGCGCGCGCTTCACCGTGCCGCTATTCCCGCTGATCGCCGTACTCGCGGTGATGCCGCTTCCGCGCATCAAAAACACCGAGATGCGCGTGTACGCCGCCGCAGGGATGGTGGCGCTGCACGTCATGGGCTCTATCTGGTTCGCCAAGTTCGGATCCAGCGCAATGCCGATCTGGGAGGTGGGAAAGCACAACCAGGGGCTCCCCGTGGAGCGCTACTCCTGGTTCTCACAGGCGAACCGCACACAGCTACGCGACATCGCAACGACCGAGGCGATGTACGACACGATGGACGCGGTGCGCGGACACTTCTCGGGGCCTGTCCCAATGATGAGCGGGCAGGCGGGGTTCATTGCGTACCACCTCACGCGGGACTACTACGGCGATGTGGAGTTCATCGACCGCCACGCCCTGGCGACGGCGCATTTCACCTCCTGCGAGGGCACCGCCGACCTGCCCAGGACGAACACCGGCCTTTTCCTGACGTACGCGGCGTACTTCGCCAACGCAGACCTGCTCCAGCGGGAGTGCGGCATCCCCAAGCCGGCGATCATCTTCGAGCTGGATGTCGAAGAGCTGCTCGTTGAGAAAGTTGTGGACGAAGCCGGGTACACCATCGTCTACCGCCAGACGGGGAAGATTTCGTCGGGGTCACAGCTCAACGGCATGGAGGTCATTGCCAACCAGTTCATCGCGGTCCGCGACGACCTGGCGCGGCACATCCCGTGGGAGACCCCGCGCGTGATGGAGTGGCGCCCGTAGAGTCGACCCTCCGGGGTGTTTCGGTTTTTGAGGCGTCTCGGTTTCGGGGCGTCTCGGATGTATAATGCCTGAGGCGTACCTCGCCCCGCCCTTTCTCGCAAGGAGACACAATGCGAATCGATAAGCTGGACGTCTACTACGTTGCGATGCCGCTCATCTACCCCTGGCGCACGGCCTACGGCGCCGACTATGACATCCACTCCGTGCTTGTGAAGGCCACCAGCGGCGACCACGTGGGCTGGGCGGAGTCTACACCCTTCTTCGCTCCTACATACCTGCCGGAGAGCGCGGGCTCGGTCTTCTACAACGTGACCGAGATATTCGGCCCGCACGTCGTTGGGCAGGAGTACGAAAAGGCCAAGGACATCAACGACAGGCTGGCCATCTTCAAGGGCAACAGCTTCGCGAAGGCGGCCATCGAAATCGCGTGGTGGACGCTCCAGGCGTCCATCGAAGGCAAGCCGCTCCACAGGCTTCTGGGCGGCCAGACCCGAGAGGTCGCGGCGGGCGCGGACTTCGGCATTCAGGACTCCATCGACATGCTCCTGGGCAATATCCAGAAGGCCGTGGACACCGGCTTCCCGCGCATCAAGCTCAAAGTGGCGAAAGGCTGGGACCTGGATATGCTCAAGGCTGTGACGAGCACCTTCCCGAAGATGAAATTCCACATAGACTGCAACTCCGGGTACTCGCTCGACGACCTGCCCTTCTTCAAGGCGATCGACAACCTGGGGCTCGTCTTCATCGAGCAGCCGCTGTACTTCGCGGACATCCTCGACCACGCGGAGCTGGCCCGGAAGATCCAGACGCCCGTCTGCCTTGACGAGTCGGCAGTCAGCCCGAAGGTCGTGGAGCAGGCCATCGCTATCGGCGCATGCAAGTACGTGAACATCAAGCCGGGACGCATCGGCGGCTTCTACAACGCGCTCAAAGTGCACAATATGTGCCGCAACGCAGGCATACCGGTGTGGGTGGGCGGCATGCTCGAGAGCGCCCTTGGCGGCGCGCTGTGCGTTGAGCTCGCCACGCTCCCAAACTTCACGTACCCGGGCGACCTCTTCCCCTCGAAGCGGTTCTATACGGACGACCTGTCCAAGCCGGAGAACGAGCTGACGCCGCGCCTGACTTTCAAGCCGTCCACCGGCAAGTTGCCGGAGCCGGACCCCGAGCTCCTCGAACAGCGCACGGTGCGCCAGAAGACCATCACAGCCAAGAAGTAGCATCCTCTCGCCAAAACGACACAGGAGACCCGATGATTAACCGAGACCGAATAGTGAAGACCTTCTGCGAGATGGCCGTTATCGACAGCCCCTCGTTCGAAGAGGACGCGATGGCCGCCTGGGCAACGAAGAAGCTGGAGTCACTGGGATTCAAGGTAGTCGCCGACAGCTACGGCAACCTGATCGCCTCCGACGGCCGCCCCAATCCCTTCATGCTCTCCGGCCACCTCGACACTGTTGAGCCGGGCCGAGGCATCAAGCCGAAGGTGGACGGCGACCGCATCGTCTCCGACGGCACGACGATTGTGGGCGGCGACGACAAGGCCGGGCTGGCGATCATCTTCGAGACGCTTGAGTCGATGAAGGAAGACGGCAAGAAGACGATTCCGCTGGAGGTAGTCCTCTCCCGTGCCGAGGAGCCGGGCCTTCAGGGCGCGGGCAACCTGGACTTCTCGAAAATCAAGTCGAAGCAGGCGATAGTCTTCGACCGGGAGGGGCCGGTCAACCGTATCACCTCCGTCAGCCCCAGCTACATCGCGTACGACATCATCATCACCGGCAAGGCAGCCCACGCCGGCATAGAGCCGGAGAACGGCATCCCCGCCATCCGCATCGCCGCGGAAATCATCACCCGCCTGCCCCAGGGCCGCCTCAACGCGGAGACGACGTTCAACGTGTCCCTTATCCAGGGCGGCTCCACGCGCAACACCGTGCCGGAGAACACGAGGATCGAGGGCGAGTTCCGCACCACGGACCTGGAGACGCTGGAGAACCTGAAGCTGGACGTCAAGGACGCCGTTGCCAAGGTGCAGAAGCTGTACCCGCAGGCGAAGCTCGAGACGGTCTTCACACCCAAGTTCGACACCTTTCGCATCAAGCCCGAGCACCCGACGACGAGGCTGGTGACGGACGCGCTGAAGAAGATCGGCCTCACTCCCGACTTCCGAACGTCAGGCGGCGGCAGCGACGCCAACGTCTTCTGGCAAAAGGGCATCAGCGCGGTGGTTATGGGCATGGCGGACTACAACATGCACACAATCCGCGAGTACGTGAACATCCCGGAGCTCATGCAGGCCTGCAAGCTCTGCGAGACAATAATAGCGGCCAAGTAGGCACGCCGGATATTATCCACTGTAGCCCGCCCCGATGCATCGGGGCCTGTGTTGCCGACAGGCGCCACAGGCGAACAAGGCAGGCACGATGAATCGTGCAAGCTACAAAAATACGGTCCAATCTGCGAAATCTGCGGTTAACCTCCCGGGAGCTCCAATGCAAGTCGACCTCGCCTATGGCGCCAGCGGCCTCAAAATTGAGCTCCCGGACGCCATAACCACCGTCATAGAGCCAACCTACCTGCCGGGCCTGCCGGACGAGCGCGGCGCGCTCAAGAACGCAATTCGCAACCCAATCGGCAAGCAGCCGCTCCGGCTGAGCGTCAAGCCCAACCAGAAGGTGGCGATATCAGTCTGCGACATCACGCGCCCTTTCCCGTCCAAGGTCGTCCTGCCGGTCCTGCTGGGGGAGCTGGCCCATCTGCCCAAGGAGAATATCTCCATCCTCATCGCCGCCGGAACGCACCGAGCGCAGACTGCGGAGGAGCTGGACGCTATGCTCAGCCCCGAGGTCGCGCGCAATTACCGCATCGTCAACCACAGCGCCTTCGACAAGGCGAACCTGGTGCACACGGGCGATACGCCTGACGGCATCCCCATCTGGCTCAACCGCCACTTCGTCGAGGCTGACTTCAGGATCACGACCGGCTTCGTGGAGCCGCACTTCTTCGCCGGCTTCAGCGGCGGGCCGAAGATGGTTGCGCCCGGCCTGGCGGGGTTCGACACGATCATGCGGCTGCACAACGCGGAGATGATCGGCAGCCCGAAGTCCGTCTGGGGCATCGTCGAGGACAATCCGATTCACACCGGCATCAGGCAGATCGCAAAGCAGACGGGCGTGGACTTCAGCCTGGACGTGACGATCAACCGCGAGCACAAGATCACGAGCGTCTACGCCGGTGAGCTTTTCGAGGTGCACAAGGCCGCTCGAAACGCCGCCAAACGCTGGGCAATGAAGTCCGTTCCGAAGCCGTTCGACATTGTGATCACGACGAACAGCGGCTACCCTCTGGACCAGAACCTCTACCAGGCAGTCAAGGGCATGTCCGCCGCCGCGCAGATCGTCAAGGAAGGCGGCACGATCATCTGCGCCGCCGAGTGCCGCGACGGCCTCCCGGAACACGGCGAGTTCAAGAAGCTCCTCTCGCAGCGCGACTCCGCGGACGGCCTGTTGGAGATGATCAACGCGCACGGCCACAACCGCCACGACCAGTGGCAGGTCCAGATCCTCGCGCAGCTGCTGAAGAAGGCCCGCATCTTCCTCAAGTCCTCGTACCTCACCCCCGAGCAGGTCCGCCTCGCCAAGATCGAGCCCACGGACAACATCGAGCGCACCGTCCACCAGGAGCTCGCCCGCCACGGCGCCGCCGCCCGCATCTGCGTGTTGCCGCAAGGGCCGCAGACGATCCCGTACGTGGGGTAAGGGGAAAGCAACCTTAATCACAAAGAGCCCCGATCCCCGGGGCTCTTTGTTCTCTGCCATGTCAACTCGGCGCTACTTCTTCGGCACCCTGCCCTCTTCGATACAGGTCATGCACACGTAGTTCTCGCCCGCCTTCTGCGCCTCGGACTTGGGGATGTTCCTCTTGCGCTGGCAGACGCTGCACTTCACCGCAACAAGCTGCGGGCCCTCCGGCTGAGGCGGCGGAGGGGGCGGCCGCTGCGGCATGCCGGGCTGTCGCGGAGGCATTCCGCTCTGTCCCTGGTTACCCGGGTTGAACCTCTTCATCATACTGTCAACTCTCCTGCGAAAGGCGAATTGATTAGACGGCGAGGGACCCTCCGACGAATCGGAGCGCCCCTTCACCGCTTGACTATCTGCTCTATTAAAGCCCTTGCAGGGCCTTTTCGCAAGACCGGACTACTGGATCTCGACCTTGGCGCCGGCCGCCTCGAGCTTGGTCTTGATATTGTTGGACTCTTCCTTGTTCACGCCTTCCTTGACAGCCTTGGGCGCGCCCTCGACCAGGTCCTTGGCCTCCTTGAGGCCCAGCGTGGTTACCTCGCGGATAGCCTTGATGACGTTGATCTTGTTCGGGCCGACTTCCTTCAGGATGACGTTGAACTCGGTCTTCTCCTCGGCGGCGGCAGCAGGCTTGCCGGCGGCGGCGGCGGCGGGGGCGGCGGCGACCGCGACAGGCGCGGCGGCGCTCACACCGAAGGTCTTCTCAAGCTCCTTGACCAGGTCGGCCAGGTCCAAAACCGTCATACCCTTGATTGCTTCCAAAATCTCTTGCTTCGTGGCCATTGTCTGGACTCCTTCCAGTGTTTCTTTACTTGGTTTGCTAGACTATCGACTCGTTGCGGCCCTGTGGGCCGGATATCCACACGCTATTAAGTTGTGCCCACTCTAGGCGGGCGCTGCAGGCGCCTCGGCGGCCGCGGGCGCGGCAGGAGGGGCGGCCTCTGCCGCCTTTTTCGCCTCTGCAACCTGGTTCAGGACGCGCGCCAGGGCGGCTATCGGCCCATTCAGCACGTACACCAGGCTTGTGATCGGCGCGTTCATCTGACCGAGCAGCCTCGCCACCAGCACGTCCTTGGAAGGGAGCTCGGCGAGCGCCTTGATCTCATCGTTCGTCAGGCTCCTTGTACCCAGCACACCGCCCCTGAGCTTCAGGTTCGTGCGGGTGTTCGCCAGGTAGTCCGTGATCGCCTTGGCCGGCTCCACGGGATCGCCGAAGCCTATGATCAGGCCGGTGGGTCCCTGGATGATCTCCTTGAGCGCTGCCTTGCCCGTGCTGTCTGCCGCGCGGTATGCCAGTGTGTTCTTCACAACCTGGTACCGGACGCCCTTGGGCCTGAGCGTCTTGCGGAGCGACGTCACCGTCTCCATTGTCACGCCGGTGTTATCGGCGCTGATGACGATGGTGCTCTTCTTGAGAAGCTCTTCAAGCTCCTGTATTGTTTCGGCCTTCTTCTGTGTCGGCACTTTTCACCTCGTTATTAAAACAAAATCCCCGCGGTCCGCAGACCCGGGGAATTAAGCCTGCCCCGGCCCGCGCAAAGCGGCCCTGGGCAGTGTAACAAATTCTCCGTAAGCCTCGGCGGGCGCGTTGGCCTTGGTCCCATTATGGGAAACCCGCTGTCTGCGGCAACAGAAGGCGACCCCGTTTACACGGGGTCGCCGGTGGAAACTATTCGCTTCTCATGTTCGTAACGGCGTTCACGTCCATCTTTACGCTGGGGCCCATCGTGCTTGTAAGGAACGCAGAGCGGATGAACTGGCCCTTGATGCCGCTCGGGCGGGACCGCACGATCGCGTCCATCACCATCGAGAGGTTATCGACAAGCTTGTTCGCCTCGAAGCTGGCCTTGCCGATGGGAAGATGCATAAGGCCGGTGCGGTCAAGCTTGTACTCGACGCGGCCCTTCTTGGCATCTGAGATCGCGCGATCGATAGCCTCCGGCGGCACGACAGTACCAGTCCTGGGGTTGGGCATGAGGCCCTTCCTGCCGAGCACGCGGCCCAGCCGGCCGATCTTGCCCATCATGTCCGGCGTGGCTATGGCCACATCGAACTCCGTCCAGCCGCCCTCCACCTTCTTGATCAGGTCGTCTGCGCCCACGAAGTCCGCGCCGCCCTTCTGGGCCACGGAAATCGCCTCGCCGTCGGTGAAGACCAGGACGCGCACAACCTTGCCCACGCCGTGGGGCAGCACGGCCACCCCGCGGACCAGCTGGTCCGCCTGGCGGGGGTCGGCCCCTGTGCGGATGTGGAGCTCAATCGTCTCGTCGAACTTCGCGGTCGCCATCTTCTTGACGATCTCCACAGCTTCCTGCGGAGTGTACTCCCGCTTGTCCTCGCGCTGCTCGACAGCCGCCTTGTATCGCTTCGTCAGTGTTGCCATTTGTCCATGTCCTTGCTGAGCCCTCTATGGGAGCCCCGGCCGTTCGGCCTCCCTCACGAATGTGAGGTGATTTGAGATTACTTCGTGATCGTGATGCCCATGCTTCGGGCTGTGCCCTCAATGATCTTGACGGCGCCCTCAACGTCCACCGCATTCAGGTCTGGGAGCTTAGTCTTTGCTATCTCCTGCACCTTGGCCGAGGTGAGCGTGGCCACCTTGTCGGTCTTGGACTTGCCGCTGCCCTTCTCGATTCCCGCAGCCTTGCGCAGAAGCTCAGAGGCGGGCGGCGTCTTGACCTCGAAGGTGAACGAGCGGTCCTCGAAGATCGTCAGCACAACGGGGACGATCTGGCCGGCCTGGGAGGCTGTACGCTCGTTGTACTCCTTCACGAAGGCCATGATGTTAACGCCGTGCTGGCCTAGCGCCGGGCCTATGGGAGGCGCAGGCGTTGCCTTGCCGGCAGGGATCTGTAGCTTTACTATCGCTTTGACTTTCTTGGCCAACCCTCTACCCCGATTCTTGCATTCTTCGA comes from the SAR202 cluster bacterium genome and includes:
- a CDS encoding 50S ribosomal protein L7/L12 — encoded protein: MATKQEILEAIKGMTVLDLADLVKELEKTFGVSAAAPVAVAAAPAAAAAGKPAAAAEEKTEFNVILKEVGPNKINVIKAIREVTTLGLKEAKDLVEGAPKAVKEGVNKEESNNIKTKLEAAGAKVEIQ
- a CDS encoding M20/M25/M40 family metallo-hydrolase, with amino-acid sequence MINRDRIVKTFCEMAVIDSPSFEEDAMAAWATKKLESLGFKVVADSYGNLIASDGRPNPFMLSGHLDTVEPGRGIKPKVDGDRIVSDGTTIVGGDDKAGLAIIFETLESMKEDGKKTIPLEVVLSRAEEPGLQGAGNLDFSKIKSKQAIVFDREGPVNRITSVSPSYIAYDIIITGKAAHAGIEPENGIPAIRIAAEIITRLPQGRLNAETTFNVSLIQGGSTRNTVPENTRIEGEFRTTDLETLENLKLDVKDAVAKVQKLYPQAKLETVFTPKFDTFRIKPEHPTTRLVTDALKKIGLTPDFRTSGGGSDANVFWQKGISAVVMGMADYNMHTIREYVNIPELMQACKLCETIIAAK
- a CDS encoding JAB domain-containing protein, which codes for MIRDMAHADRPRDRLMTAGPGALSNSELIAILLRTGVEGESVLNMAGNLIAEHGGLGGLARVTYGELCRRKGISEAKACQLLVAFELGKRVVALSPEDRKIIRSPQDVSNLLSAEMRFFEQEHLRVMLLTTRAEVKGFVEVYKGNVNMAVLRVAEVMRPAIRENCPSIIIVHNYPSGDPSPSPEDILVTRKLTTAAQMMDIEVLDHIIIGGQSFVSLKEKGLGFTPKP
- the menC gene encoding o-succinylbenzoate synthase — translated: MRIDKLDVYYVAMPLIYPWRTAYGADYDIHSVLVKATSGDHVGWAESTPFFAPTYLPESAGSVFYNVTEIFGPHVVGQEYEKAKDINDRLAIFKGNSFAKAAIEIAWWTLQASIEGKPLHRLLGGQTREVAAGADFGIQDSIDMLLGNIQKAVDTGFPRIKLKVAKGWDLDMLKAVTSTFPKMKFHIDCNSGYSLDDLPFFKAIDNLGLVFIEQPLYFADILDHAELARKIQTPVCLDESAVSPKVVEQAIAIGACKYVNIKPGRIGGFYNALKVHNMCRNAGIPVWVGGMLESALGGALCVELATLPNFTYPGDLFPSKRFYTDDLSKPENELTPRLTFKPSTGKLPEPDPELLEQRTVRQKTITAKK
- a CDS encoding 50S ribosomal protein L10, giving the protein MPTQKKAETIQELEELLKKSTIVISADNTGVTMETVTSLRKTLRPKGVRYQVVKNTLAYRAADSTGKAALKEIIQGPTGLIIGFGDPVEPAKAITDYLANTRTNLKLRGGVLGTRSLTNDEIKALAELPSKDVLVARLLGQMNAPITSLVYVLNGPIAALARVLNQVAEAKKAAEAAPPAAPAAAEAPAAPA
- the larA gene encoding nickel-dependent lactate racemase, giving the protein MQVDLAYGASGLKIELPDAITTVIEPTYLPGLPDERGALKNAIRNPIGKQPLRLSVKPNQKVAISVCDITRPFPSKVVLPVLLGELAHLPKENISILIAAGTHRAQTAEELDAMLSPEVARNYRIVNHSAFDKANLVHTGDTPDGIPIWLNRHFVEADFRITTGFVEPHFFAGFSGGPKMVAPGLAGFDTIMRLHNAEMIGSPKSVWGIVEDNPIHTGIRQIAKQTGVDFSLDVTINREHKITSVYAGELFEVHKAARNAAKRWAMKSVPKPFDIVITTNSGYPLDQNLYQAVKGMSAAAQIVKEGGTIICAAECRDGLPEHGEFKKLLSQRDSADGLLEMINAHGHNRHDQWQVQILAQLLKKARIFLKSSYLTPEQVRLAKIEPTDNIERTVHQELARHGAAARICVLPQGPQTIPYVG
- the rplK gene encoding 50S ribosomal protein L11; protein product: MAKKVKAIVKLQIPAGKATPAPPIGPALGQHGVNIMAFVKEYNERTASQAGQIVPVVLTIFEDRSFTFEVKTPPASELLRKAAGIEKGSGKSKTDKVATLTSAKVQEIAKTKLPDLNAVDVEGAVKIIEGTARSMGITITK
- a CDS encoding 50S ribosomal protein L1 — encoded protein: MATLTKRYKAAVEQREDKREYTPQEAVEIVKKMATAKFDETIELHIRTGADPRQADQLVRGVAVLPHGVGKVVRVLVFTDGEAISVAQKGGADFVGADDLIKKVEGGWTEFDVAIATPDMMGKIGRLGRVLGRKGLMPNPRTGTVVPPEAIDRAISDAKKGRVEYKLDRTGLMHLPIGKASFEANKLVDNLSMVMDAIVRSRPSGIKGQFIRSAFLTSTMGPSVKMDVNAVTNMRSE